The Altererythrobacter sp. Root672 genome includes a window with the following:
- a CDS encoding ABC transporter permease, with product MADQAPAAAPNSSGKQPESVDPIASAGRTFPPKGQPLMTGLNRIGLWSLYMKEVRRFLKVQTQTVWAPAITTLLFLVIFTVAMGRGDRIILGVSFATFVAPGLVMMGMMQNAFANSSFSLLAGKLQGTIVDLLMPPLTNAELMIGIVAAAITRAIMVGGAVVLAMALWPGVDLMAAHPWAIVWFGLMGSTMLALMGLLTSLWAEKFDHAAAVTNFVVAPLSLLSGTFYVIENLSPAFQALSRANPFFYMISGFRFGFIGESDIGNTNHAVVGAAIGVGILNLVLGFLTYRLLKSGWKIKS from the coding sequence TCCGGCAAGCAACCTGAATCTGTCGACCCCATCGCGAGTGCTGGGCGTACGTTTCCGCCCAAGGGGCAGCCACTGATGACGGGTCTTAACCGGATCGGGCTGTGGAGCCTCTATATGAAGGAGGTGCGGCGGTTTCTCAAGGTCCAGACGCAAACCGTCTGGGCCCCGGCGATAACAACGCTGCTTTTTCTGGTGATCTTCACCGTTGCGATGGGGCGGGGCGACCGCATCATCCTTGGCGTATCGTTCGCTACCTTCGTCGCGCCCGGCCTGGTCATGATGGGCATGATGCAGAATGCCTTTGCCAATTCCAGCTTCTCGCTGCTGGCCGGCAAGCTCCAGGGCACGATCGTCGACCTGCTGATGCCGCCGCTCACGAATGCCGAACTGATGATCGGTATTGTCGCGGCCGCGATCACTCGCGCGATAATGGTCGGTGGCGCAGTGGTGCTGGCGATGGCGCTGTGGCCCGGTGTTGACCTGATGGCCGCACACCCCTGGGCGATCGTCTGGTTCGGCCTGATGGGCTCGACCATGCTCGCGTTGATGGGCTTGTTGACGAGCCTCTGGGCGGAGAAGTTCGATCACGCCGCGGCCGTCACCAACTTCGTGGTCGCGCCGCTCTCGCTCCTGTCGGGCACGTTCTACGTGATCGAGAACCTCTCACCCGCGTTCCAGGCCTTGAGCCGGGCGAATCCGTTCTTCTACATGATCTCCGGCTTCCGCTTCGGCTTCATCGGAGAGAGCGATATCGGCAACACCAACCACGCGGTGGTCGGCGCCGCGATCGGCGTCGGGATCCTCAACCTGGTTCTGGGCTTCCTGACCTACCGGCTGCTCAAGAGCGGGTGGAAGATCAAAAGCTGA